In bacterium HR17, one DNA window encodes the following:
- the galE1_1 gene encoding UDP-glucose 4-epimerase: MAVLVTGACGFIGAWVTKKLRERDVAVVLTDVRRDPTRLQVLMPDWEELPFVEDDLTQPQFLSAVVERYGVDRIIHLAAWQIPQCRRDPIGGAMVNVIGTLRLFELARQLQPSIRRIVYASSAAVFGPPEIYPQKPVGEEVPLKPTTHYGAFKVCNELCANAYWHEHGIASAGLRPHTVYGFGRDVGVTADITTALKALVLRQPFRIRFGGVVDLQYAADVAEAFVRCALADLDGARVYNLRGTPMSVADIVQAMARLVPDARDLISFDPTPLPILAEFDDSALQRDVGPLSLTPVEEGFRETLDVFSRLYTEGKLAL, translated from the coding sequence ATGGCAGTTTTGGTCACGGGTGCTTGCGGGTTCATCGGGGCGTGGGTCACGAAAAAGTTGCGGGAACGGGATGTTGCTGTCGTGCTGACGGATGTGCGGCGCGACCCGACGCGCCTACAGGTGTTGATGCCCGATTGGGAAGAGTTGCCCTTTGTGGAAGACGACCTGACGCAACCGCAATTTTTGTCGGCGGTCGTGGAGCGTTACGGTGTTGACCGCATCATCCACTTGGCGGCGTGGCAAATCCCGCAATGTCGGCGTGACCCTATCGGAGGGGCAATGGTCAATGTCATCGGGACTTTGCGCTTGTTTGAGTTGGCGCGGCAGCTTCAGCCCTCTATCCGGCGCATCGTCTACGCCAGTTCGGCTGCCGTGTTCGGACCGCCCGAGATATATCCGCAAAAACCCGTCGGCGAAGAGGTGCCGCTCAAACCGACGACGCATTACGGGGCGTTCAAGGTGTGCAACGAGTTGTGTGCCAACGCCTATTGGCACGAGCACGGTATCGCCAGCGCAGGGCTGCGTCCCCACACGGTTTACGGCTTCGGGCGCGATGTGGGTGTGACGGCGGACATTACGACGGCGCTGAAAGCCCTTGTCCTGCGCCAACCGTTTCGCATTCGGTTCGGCGGCGTCGTGGACTTGCAATATGCCGCCGATGTCGCCGAAGCCTTCGTTCGCTGCGCCCTTGCCGACTTGGATGGCGCGCGAGTTTACAACTTGCGGGGGACGCCGATGAGCGTGGCGGACATCGTGCAAGCGATGGCACGCCTTGTGCCTGACGCCCGCGACTTGATTTCCTTTGACCCGACGCCCTTGCCCATCTTGGCGGAGTTTGACGACAGCGCATTGCAACGCGATGTCGGACCACTCTCGCTGACACCCGTTGAAGAGGGATTCCGCGAAACGCTGGACGTTTTCAGCCGACTTTATACCGAGGGCAAACTGGCGCTGTGA
- the dgoD_1 gene encoding D-galactonate dehydratase has product MPRIADIQTAVIEANYDWTIVKVVTDDGIVGYGECFFAPGLTRTVHELKPLLVGRDCRDIDKLCRQLREAGVTAGPVGGTIFHAIAGIETALWDIMGKWLGVPLFRLFGGAFRTRIRIYADCHAGEGLASLSAICTPRIPWWMSETGETVHFYEIHLKAHGGRGEEAAALPDPMAYAHRAQQVKGLGYTALKFDVDIPNPYARDQFNRCLDNREIDLMAGLVAAVREAVGDDTDIAIDCHWRFSAESAIRLAEAVAPYRLLWLEDPTPPDSVEALERVTDFSPVPIATGENHYTRQQFHDLIVRGGVHIVAPDFQKTGLLEGKRIADLAETFTVPVAPHNISSPIGTMASAHLCAAISNFLVLEHHGVDVPFWAELALGWDGPIICDGHIELRDDKPGLGIELNEEVAYQYRRKDEPFFGRM; this is encoded by the coding sequence ATGCCGCGCATCGCAGACATCCAAACCGCTGTCATTGAAGCCAACTACGATTGGACGATCGTCAAGGTCGTCACCGACGACGGCATTGTCGGTTACGGCGAGTGCTTTTTTGCGCCGGGCTTGACCCGCACCGTCCACGAACTCAAACCGTTGCTGGTTGGGCGCGATTGCCGTGACATTGACAAGTTGTGCCGGCAGTTGCGGGAAGCAGGCGTCACGGCGGGTCCCGTCGGCGGCACGATCTTTCACGCCATCGCCGGCATTGAAACGGCGCTGTGGGACATCATGGGCAAATGGCTAGGTGTGCCGCTGTTCCGGCTGTTTGGTGGGGCGTTTCGCACCCGCATACGCATTTACGCCGATTGTCATGCCGGTGAGGGGCTCGCCAGTTTGTCGGCGATTTGCACGCCCCGCATCCCTTGGTGGATGAGCGAAACGGGCGAAACGGTGCATTTTTACGAAATCCACCTGAAAGCCCATGGCGGTCGGGGCGAAGAGGCAGCGGCACTGCCCGACCCGATGGCGTATGCCCATCGGGCACAACAAGTCAAAGGGCTGGGCTACACGGCGCTCAAGTTTGATGTGGACATCCCCAACCCTTACGCCCGTGACCAGTTCAATCGGTGCTTGGACAACCGCGAAATTGACCTGATGGCGGGTTTGGTGGCGGCGGTGCGGGAGGCAGTCGGCGACGACACGGACATCGCCATTGATTGCCATTGGCGGTTTTCAGCGGAAAGCGCTATCCGCCTGGCAGAAGCCGTCGCACCTTATCGGTTGCTCTGGTTGGAGGACCCGACGCCCCCTGACAGCGTGGAAGCGTTGGAACGCGTGACAGACTTTTCGCCCGTGCCCATTGCGACAGGTGAAAACCACTACACACGACAGCAGTTCCACGACTTGATCGTGCGTGGGGGCGTGCACATCGTTGCGCCCGACTTTCAAAAGACGGGGCTGCTGGAGGGTAAACGCATCGCCGATCTGGCGGAAACTTTCACGGTGCCCGTTGCCCCGCACAACATTTCCAGCCCTATTGGCACGATGGCGTCGGCGCACTTGTGCGCTGCCATCTCCAACTTTTTGGTGCTGGAACATCACGGCGTTGATGTGCCCTTCTGGGCGGAGTTGGCGCTGGGTTGGGACGGTCCGATAATCTGCGACGGGCACATTGAGTTACGCGACGACAAGCCCGGGCTGGGCATTGAGTTGAACGAAGAGGTCGCCTACCAGTATCGGCGTAAAGATGAGCCGTTTTTCGGGCGGATGTAA
- the coaX gene encoding Type III pantothenate kinase, with product MWLLAADIGNTNITLGLFDLSQTVPCPASGARCPRLAGTWRVRTEIGRTAEEHFGAVRDFLAWCGTDLSGVRAVAMCSVVPPLTVTLAEMAQRFFQVEPLVVTGAMDLGVRNAYRPPEAVGADRLVNAVAALHFYGAPGIIVDFGTATTFDAIAADGTYLGGAIAPGIMTAAEALFQRTAQLPRVALSPPPQAIGQTTPQSIQSGIVFGYVGLVKELVQRFKGELGGDAQVIATGGLAPLIAPMTGVVDAINPDLTLLGLALIWQQQTG from the coding sequence ATGTGGCTGTTGGCTGCCGACATCGGCAACACCAATATCACGCTGGGGTTGTTTGACCTGAGCCAGACGGTGCCCTGTCCCGCGTCGGGTGCACGGTGCCCACGCTTGGCAGGCACTTGGCGGGTGCGAACGGAGATCGGGCGCACCGCTGAGGAGCATTTCGGCGCCGTGCGGGATTTTTTGGCGTGGTGCGGCACCGACCTCAGCGGTGTGCGAGCGGTAGCGATGTGCAGTGTTGTGCCGCCCCTCACGGTGACCCTGGCGGAAATGGCGCAGCGGTTTTTTCAAGTGGAACCGCTGGTCGTCACGGGCGCGATGGATTTGGGCGTCCGCAACGCTTACCGCCCGCCGGAAGCCGTCGGTGCCGACCGGTTGGTTAACGCTGTTGCCGCCTTGCATTTTTACGGCGCTCCGGGCATCATCGTGGATTTCGGGACGGCGACGACCTTTGACGCCATCGCCGCCGATGGCACCTACCTGGGCGGCGCCATCGCTCCGGGCATCATGACGGCAGCGGAAGCCTTGTTCCAGCGCACCGCGCAATTGCCCCGCGTCGCCTTGAGCCCACCACCTCAGGCGATCGGACAAACGACGCCCCAAAGCATCCAGTCGGGCATCGTGTTCGGTTATGTCGGCTTGGTCAAGGAGTTGGTGCAGCGGTTCAAGGGTGAGTTGGGCGGTGACGCCCAAGTCATCGCGACGGGTGGACTGGCGCCGCTGATCGCTCCCATGACGGGTGTCGTTGACGCCATCAACCCTGACCTGACACTGCTGGGGTTGGCATTGATCTGGCAGCAGCAAACTGGCTGA